In Nocardia asteroides, the following proteins share a genomic window:
- a CDS encoding oxygenase MpaB family protein: MATIASLREWLSLPPLTPAEDYGFFGPESVAWQVWSYPTSLTVGFQRAVVIEELDPALVASVDATHAIYDRPRTRYDRTLRYFAMVLFADSRSTAHAADILVKIHSKGIGVDPVTERTYDANDPHSQLWIHLTAWHSILVAYEKYGPGRLSEADELQYWAECARAAELQTCDPAEVPRTRAGVSEYFEQMRPQLIGSGIARKAMRHLLQAEVMMPEIPLLLRPMFKVVYAFLRRGTLATMPRWMREMAGLPKGRLLDALVTTPMSVAFTLVSMNARLQIQLLRLISPMTVPVAAPVLLKIAPASTTTMTPRQAQELYGYDIPAQAHQALRDKQRARVFGRGEAPDDQGLIESQAVLGEIS; this comes from the coding sequence ATGGCAACAATTGCTTCGCTACGGGAGTGGCTGTCGCTTCCCCCGCTGACGCCCGCGGAGGACTACGGCTTCTTCGGTCCGGAATCGGTCGCGTGGCAGGTCTGGAGCTATCCGACCAGCTTGACGGTCGGCTTCCAGCGCGCGGTGGTGATCGAAGAGCTGGACCCGGCGCTGGTGGCCTCGGTCGACGCCACGCATGCGATCTACGACCGGCCGCGCACCCGATACGACCGCACGCTGAGATATTTCGCCATGGTGCTGTTCGCCGACAGCCGGTCGACCGCGCACGCGGCCGACATCCTGGTGAAGATCCACTCCAAGGGGATCGGCGTCGACCCCGTCACCGAGCGGACCTACGACGCGAACGATCCGCACTCGCAGCTCTGGATCCACCTGACCGCATGGCATTCCATTCTCGTCGCCTACGAGAAGTACGGTCCGGGCCGGCTCAGCGAGGCCGACGAACTGCAGTACTGGGCGGAGTGCGCGCGGGCGGCGGAGTTGCAGACCTGCGACCCGGCGGAGGTGCCGCGCACCAGGGCCGGGGTCAGCGAGTACTTCGAGCAGATGCGCCCGCAGCTGATCGGGTCCGGCATCGCCCGCAAGGCGATGCGCCACCTGCTGCAGGCGGAGGTGATGATGCCGGAGATTCCGCTGCTGCTCCGGCCGATGTTCAAGGTGGTGTACGCCTTCCTGCGCCGGGGCACTCTGGCCACCATGCCGCGGTGGATGCGGGAGATGGCGGGATTGCCCAAGGGCAGGCTGCTCGACGCACTCGTCACGACGCCGATGAGCGTCGCTTTCACGCTGGTGAGCATGAACGCGCGCTTGCAGATTCAGCTGCTGCGGCTGATCTCGCCGATGACGGTGCCGGTCGCCGCTCCGGTGCTGCTGAAGATCGCGCCCGCGAGCACCACGACGATGACCCCGCGGCAAGCGCAAGAACTCTACGGCTACGACATTCCCGCGCAGGCCCACCAGGCCTTGCGGGACAAACAACGCGCCCGGGTCTTCGGCCGCGGGGAGGCGCCCGACGATCAGGGTCTGATCGAATCCCAGGCCGTGCTCGGCGAGATCTCCTGA
- a CDS encoding response regulator, whose product MTVTVVVADDHATIRAGITMLLESSGQVRVVGEAGDGVAAIRQARALRPDVVLMDVRMPRVDGLEATAAVVTETTAKVLVLTTFAIDDYVLGALAAGASGFLLKSVGGDDLVRAVLAVADGDAVLDPKVTRAVIAALPAATFHAPTPDLSALTERERQVLAGMGAGLSNHQIGTRLHIGEATVKTHVSRVLTKLGVQSRVQAAVIATQAGLA is encoded by the coding sequence ATGACGGTCACGGTGGTGGTGGCCGACGACCACGCCACGATCCGCGCCGGCATCACCATGCTGCTCGAGTCGTCGGGTCAGGTCCGCGTCGTCGGCGAAGCGGGCGACGGCGTCGCCGCCATCCGGCAGGCCCGCGCACTGCGCCCCGACGTGGTCCTGATGGATGTGCGCATGCCCCGAGTCGACGGCCTCGAGGCCACCGCGGCGGTGGTCACCGAGACCACGGCAAAAGTGCTGGTGCTCACCACCTTCGCCATCGACGACTACGTCCTCGGCGCCCTCGCCGCGGGCGCGAGCGGCTTCCTGCTCAAATCCGTCGGCGGCGACGACCTCGTCCGCGCCGTCCTGGCGGTGGCCGACGGAGACGCCGTTCTGGACCCGAAGGTGACCCGCGCGGTGATCGCCGCCCTCCCCGCCGCCACCTTCCACGCACCCACACCCGACCTGTCCGCCCTCACCGAACGCGAACGTCAGGTCCTCGCGGGCATGGGCGCCGGCCTGTCGAACCACCAGATCGGCACCCGCCTGCACATCGGCGAGGCCACCGTGAAGACCCATGTCTCCCGGGTCCTCACCAAACTCGGCGTGCAATCACGCGTCCAGGCAGCGGTCATCGCGACCCAAGCGGGACTGGCCTGA
- a CDS encoding NADPH-dependent F420 reductase, with amino-acid sequence MTTITVLGSGRVGGSLATALRAAGHDVRVPDRSPEAVTAAIRAAAIVINATPGASSLERLVALADELAGTILVDVANATLDGPDGLPAALLYPGSSLAEQLQQSLPDTRVVKTLNTMLFSVMTEPTALTHPPTAFLSGDDADAKQTVAALLTDLSWPPEWISDLGGIETARATEAAILFVPHVIRSSGFTPFAVSIAR; translated from the coding sequence ATGACCACGATCACCGTTCTCGGCAGCGGCCGCGTCGGCGGCTCGCTCGCCACCGCGCTGCGCGCCGCCGGCCACGACGTCCGCGTGCCCGACCGCTCCCCCGAGGCCGTCACCGCCGCGATCCGCGCCGCCGCGATCGTCATCAACGCCACCCCCGGCGCGAGCTCACTCGAACGACTCGTCGCCCTCGCCGACGAGCTGGCTGGCACGATCCTCGTCGATGTCGCCAACGCCACCCTCGACGGACCGGACGGGCTACCAGCGGCCCTGCTCTACCCCGGGTCGAGCCTGGCCGAACAGCTCCAGCAGAGCCTGCCCGACACGCGCGTGGTGAAAACCCTCAACACCATGCTGTTCTCGGTCATGACCGAGCCCACGGCGCTCACCCACCCACCGACCGCGTTCCTGTCCGGCGACGACGCCGACGCCAAGCAGACGGTCGCCGCGCTGCTCACCGACCTGAGCTGGCCACCGGAATGGATCAGCGACCTCGGCGGCATCGAAACCGCCCGCGCCACCGAGGCAGCGATCCTGTTCGTCCCCCACGTCATCCGCTCCTCCGGCTTCACACCGTTCGCCGTCTCGATCGCCCGCTGA
- a CDS encoding LysR family transcriptional regulator, protein MQLDLNLLAALDALLEEGSVAGAAQRLHVTAPAMSRSLGRIRRTTGDQILVRTGRSMVPTPYALAVREQVHDLLAQVRGVLAPTRVLDLDTLDRAFTLRWHDSLVALAGPALLSAVRERAPGVRLRFIAESSVDTPELRRGEVDLAANADRPTTPEIHSVRVADTSHVAVVRHGHPLADGQPLTAARYAGAHHLAISRRGTLTNLIDDELARIDLTRRVVAGVPTEHAAFEFVRGSDLLVTVPEASTRTAASDLGLAVLALPLDLPSATVYLSWHQRYDTDPAHTWLRELARAALATSIATLEPAQRDAGAVEGA, encoded by the coding sequence ATGCAATTGGACCTGAACCTGCTCGCGGCGCTCGATGCCCTGCTGGAGGAGGGCAGCGTGGCCGGCGCCGCGCAGCGGTTGCACGTGACGGCACCGGCGATGAGCCGCAGCCTCGGGCGGATTCGGCGCACCACCGGGGATCAGATTCTGGTGCGCACCGGACGGTCGATGGTTCCCACGCCCTACGCCCTCGCGGTCCGGGAGCAGGTGCACGACCTGCTGGCCCAGGTGCGCGGAGTCCTCGCGCCCACTCGCGTGCTCGACCTCGACACCCTCGACCGGGCCTTCACCCTGCGCTGGCACGACTCGCTCGTGGCGCTGGCCGGCCCGGCGCTGCTGTCGGCGGTGCGGGAGCGGGCGCCGGGTGTGCGGCTGCGGTTCATCGCGGAGTCCAGCGTCGACACACCTGAATTACGCCGCGGCGAAGTCGATCTCGCCGCGAACGCCGACCGGCCGACCACTCCCGAGATCCATTCGGTGCGGGTGGCTGACACCAGCCACGTCGCCGTCGTACGGCACGGCCACCCTCTCGCTGACGGGCAACCCCTGACTGCCGCGCGGTATGCCGGGGCGCACCACCTGGCGATCTCGCGGCGCGGCACGTTGACCAACCTCATCGACGACGAGCTCGCCCGGATCGACCTCACCCGGCGGGTGGTGGCCGGCGTGCCCACCGAACACGCGGCGTTCGAGTTCGTTCGCGGCAGCGATCTGCTGGTCACCGTGCCCGAAGCCAGCACCCGCACCGCGGCATCCGACCTCGGCCTGGCCGTGCTCGCACTGCCGCTGGACCTCCCGTCGGCGACGGTGTACCTGTCCTGGCACCAGCGCTACGACACCGACCCCGCCCACACCTGGCTACGCGAGCTCGCCCGCGCCGCGCTCGCGACCTCCATCGCGACGCTCGAGCCGGCGCAGCGAGACGCCGGCGCCGTCGAGGGTGCGTGA
- a CDS encoding SDR family oxidoreductase: MSTYVITGAASGIGAATKQRLEADGHRVIGIDLHEADITVDLSTAAGRAEALSQATSLLDGSLDGFVPFAGLAATTGRSASRMIGVNYFGAIDLLEGLRPLLAAGQNPSVVLVSSNSTTTQPNWPTALADACLDHDEERANEIAASFGEIAAIQAYPATKAALAYYARTQSASYIRDGIRLNAVAPGIIDTPMTQEGRKDPLIGAAMEGFLATVPAGRGGTAQEVAALVAFLLGPESTYFVGSVVFVDGGVDAAFRGRDWPAVWEPAH; this comes from the coding sequence TTGAGCACCTACGTCATCACCGGAGCAGCGTCCGGTATCGGCGCCGCCACCAAGCAACGCCTGGAGGCCGACGGTCACCGCGTGATCGGTATCGACCTCCATGAAGCCGACATCACGGTCGATCTCAGTACCGCGGCGGGCCGGGCCGAGGCACTGTCACAGGCCACCTCCCTGCTCGACGGCAGCCTCGACGGATTCGTCCCCTTCGCCGGTCTCGCCGCCACCACCGGCAGGTCCGCTTCGCGGATGATCGGGGTCAACTACTTCGGCGCCATCGACCTGCTGGAAGGTCTGCGGCCGTTGCTCGCCGCCGGCCAGAATCCCTCGGTCGTGTTGGTCAGTTCCAATTCGACAACCACACAACCGAATTGGCCCACCGCCCTCGCCGACGCCTGCCTCGATCACGACGAGGAGCGAGCGAACGAGATCGCCGCGTCCTTCGGCGAGATCGCAGCCATCCAGGCCTACCCCGCGACCAAGGCGGCGCTGGCCTACTACGCGCGGACACAGTCGGCGAGCTACATCAGAGACGGCATTCGTCTCAACGCGGTCGCACCGGGCATCATCGACACCCCGATGACACAGGAAGGCCGCAAGGACCCGCTCATCGGGGCGGCCATGGAAGGATTCCTGGCCACGGTCCCGGCCGGACGAGGCGGCACCGCACAGGAAGTCGCCGCACTCGTCGCGTTCCTGCTCGGTCCGGAATCCACCTATTTCGTCGGGTCGGTGGTGTTCGTCGACGGCGGCGTCGACGCGGCGTTCCGGGGACGCGACTGGCCGGCGGTCTGGGAGCCCGCCCACTGA
- a CDS encoding sensor histidine kinase, with product MPLPTRPPSRLVDAVDSSTAAAVAVFLVGLLLWAADGWAMVTDRDVYPAPVKLALLCAAFAIQISAQYRPALAFGLMVVLLAVDMGFGPSLPLWIALTDVIFLAVSTGSDRLGLVVTGFALITTLGGAALGLAFVGVRAGLFIALAGVALTWSPLGYARAVRASRRTVEVERHAARADLAARDAERVAALGDERRRLARDLHDTVAGHLSAVAILAEVAQKKPGDLAVLQSIRSGSLAALDEMRATIDLLTSPDDTAVTARLASLDGLIDAAHAAGGSVTLHRPADLSLPTAVEAVLTRILGETIANATKHAPGTPLDIDVRRDATAVVLTATNPIVPGRPIGEGNGLRNMMFRAESMDGVLSAGAEDGHWRVHARIPADQR from the coding sequence ATGCCGCTGCCGACCCGACCTCCGAGCAGGCTCGTGGACGCCGTCGACAGTTCGACCGCGGCCGCCGTGGCGGTGTTCCTGGTCGGGCTGCTGTTGTGGGCGGCCGACGGGTGGGCGATGGTGACCGATCGCGACGTCTACCCGGCGCCGGTGAAGCTGGCGCTGCTGTGCGCGGCGTTCGCCATCCAGATCAGCGCACAGTACCGGCCCGCGCTCGCGTTCGGCCTGATGGTCGTGCTGCTGGCCGTCGACATGGGGTTCGGCCCGTCGCTGCCGCTGTGGATCGCGCTGACCGACGTCATCTTCCTGGCCGTGAGCACCGGATCGGACCGCCTGGGCCTGGTGGTCACCGGATTCGCGTTGATCACCACTCTCGGCGGCGCCGCATTGGGCCTGGCCTTCGTCGGGGTGCGGGCCGGACTGTTCATCGCGCTGGCCGGTGTCGCGCTCACCTGGTCGCCGCTGGGCTACGCCCGGGCGGTCCGCGCGTCACGGCGCACCGTCGAGGTCGAACGCCACGCCGCCCGCGCCGATCTCGCCGCCCGCGACGCCGAACGCGTCGCCGCCCTCGGCGACGAACGCCGCCGCCTCGCCCGCGACCTGCACGACACCGTCGCGGGCCACCTGTCCGCCGTGGCCATCCTCGCCGAAGTAGCGCAGAAGAAACCCGGCGACCTCGCCGTCCTCCAGTCCATCCGATCGGGTAGCCTCGCCGCGCTCGACGAGATGCGCGCGACCATCGACCTGCTCACCTCCCCGGACGACACCGCCGTCACCGCCCGGCTCGCCTCACTGGACGGGCTGATCGACGCCGCGCACGCCGCGGGCGGATCGGTCACCCTGCACCGGCCCGCGGACCTGAGCCTGCCCACCGCCGTCGAGGCCGTCCTCACCCGAATCCTCGGCGAGACCATCGCCAACGCCACCAAACACGCGCCGGGCACACCCCTGGACATCGACGTGCGCCGCGACGCCACCGCGGTGGTGTTGACCGCCACGAATCCGATCGTGCCCGGCAGACCGATCGGAGAGGGAAACGGCTTGCGCAACATGATGTTCCGCGCCGAATCGATGGACGGTGTCCTGTCCGCCGGCGCCGAGGACGGCCACTGGCGAGTACACGCCCGGATACCGGCGGACCAGCGATGA
- a CDS encoding sensor histidine kinase, which produces MLDERLVRWWACSPVGADAVMVSVLVVICAGAGLLVDAGVDYFVFSAALLAPLAVRRRWPEASAAIIAVVAFTQWACVRDTTGAVLADVAVPLAIYTLAAHGERWAGRAGLLAGLGGAVLGGWSWPQLPMPALAHVLVGVSLAGIVVAAWLAGSWQRSRRGEIAALTRHAALLEQQQEQRTRLAVLEERTRIARDLHDILAHSLAVVIAQADGGRYAARAEPRRAIEALAAIGDQGRTALAETRRAIGVLRDDPSASPDPAPAPGIADLSALADDLRAAGLPVDLTIDLSGPPLDAGLGLLVYRIVQEGLTNVVKHAETAARAEVSVRIDGPQLHIDVSDDGRASGTGTRPGFGLIGMRERVGAYGGSVELRNRPHGGHRLAVVVPLGTR; this is translated from the coding sequence ATGCTGGACGAACGCCTGGTGCGGTGGTGGGCCTGCTCCCCGGTTGGGGCCGACGCGGTGATGGTGTCGGTCCTGGTCGTGATCTGTGCGGGCGCGGGTTTGCTGGTAGACGCGGGCGTCGACTACTTCGTGTTCTCGGCGGCGCTGTTGGCCCCGCTCGCGGTGCGGCGTCGATGGCCCGAGGCGTCGGCGGCGATCATCGCCGTGGTGGCCTTCACCCAATGGGCGTGCGTGCGTGACACCACCGGCGCGGTGCTTGCCGATGTGGCGGTGCCGCTGGCGATCTACACTCTCGCGGCCCACGGCGAACGATGGGCCGGCCGCGCGGGTCTGCTCGCGGGTCTGGGCGGGGCGGTTCTCGGCGGCTGGAGCTGGCCGCAACTGCCGATGCCCGCGCTCGCGCATGTCCTGGTGGGCGTGTCACTGGCCGGGATCGTGGTCGCGGCCTGGCTCGCGGGATCGTGGCAGCGATCCCGGCGCGGGGAAATCGCGGCGCTGACCCGGCACGCGGCTCTGCTGGAACAGCAGCAGGAGCAGCGAACCCGCCTGGCGGTCCTGGAAGAACGCACCCGCATCGCCCGCGACCTGCACGACATCCTCGCCCACTCGCTGGCCGTGGTCATCGCCCAGGCCGACGGCGGCCGCTACGCCGCCCGGGCCGAACCCCGGCGGGCGATCGAGGCATTGGCCGCGATCGGTGACCAGGGACGAACCGCCCTTGCTGAAACGCGCCGCGCCATCGGTGTCCTGCGCGACGATCCATCCGCTTCCCCCGATCCGGCTCCCGCGCCCGGTATCGCGGACCTGTCCGCCCTCGCCGACGACCTGCGCGCCGCGGGCCTGCCGGTGGATCTGACCATCGACCTGTCCGGGCCGCCGCTGGATGCCGGACTCGGCTTGCTCGTCTACCGCATCGTGCAGGAAGGACTGACCAACGTGGTCAAACACGCGGAAACCGCTGCGCGAGCAGAAGTCTCGGTCCGGATCGACGGGCCGCAGTTGCACATCGATGTCTCCGACGACGGCCGAGCGAGCGGGACCGGCACTCGCCCCGGTTTCGGACTGATCGGAATGCGGGAGAGAGTGGGTGCCTACGGAGGAAGCGTGGAGCTGCGGAACCGGCCGCACGGCGGGCACCGGCTGGCCGTCGTCGTCCCGCTCGGGACCCGATGA
- a CDS encoding alpha/beta fold hydrolase, translated as MARRPATDPTRRLGTLVVETGGPGPSRDGVSLLLDGPEGGHAAAPELAERYDLVGMDPRFFGASSPLECGWPTGEYLGLAQAAPTDSAGVERALDTARGLADRCTPWRHLLPHASTRAAARDLDMLRTLLGEPSLSYLGWSWGTYLGAVYAQLFGDHVDRMVLDSPLDPHAAGPDLTRHTAAADAAALADWARWAAERNAELGLGATTADVLGTVDALIARVAVEPITLAGVTVTADLVPGLLLTVDDSTEAYTAFTDQVRALSDAAHGLPIDPPPALAAKLALCADTGVTPEFGFSATVANQCADRPARPAADYAVDITNHRDAEPLFGALARHPGPCAFWPVQPAEPTTVIANDTPALLVGAEGDPVAPAAGLHALAAAMPAARAVTLREAFRHGVFLFDRSACVDSAVTAYLLDGALPATDSACSRDED; from the coding sequence GTGGCCCGACGGCCGGCGACCGATCCCACCCGCCGACTCGGGACGCTCGTGGTGGAGACCGGCGGTCCCGGACCGTCCCGGGACGGAGTCTCCCTGTTGCTCGACGGCCCCGAGGGCGGCCATGCCGCCGCCCCGGAACTGGCCGAGCGCTACGACCTGGTCGGTATGGACCCCCGCTTCTTCGGCGCGAGCTCGCCGCTCGAATGTGGCTGGCCGACCGGCGAATACCTCGGACTCGCGCAGGCGGCTCCGACCGACAGTGCCGGTGTCGAGCGGGCGCTCGACACCGCCCGTGGGCTCGCCGACCGCTGTACCCCGTGGCGGCATCTGCTGCCGCACGCCTCGACCCGCGCCGCGGCCCGCGATCTGGACATGTTGCGGACCCTGCTCGGTGAGCCCTCGCTGTCGTATCTGGGTTGGTCGTGGGGCACCTATCTCGGCGCTGTCTACGCGCAACTGTTCGGCGACCACGTCGATCGGATGGTCCTCGACAGCCCGCTCGACCCACATGCCGCCGGACCCGACCTCACCCGCCACACCGCGGCCGCCGATGCCGCGGCGCTCGCGGACTGGGCGCGCTGGGCCGCCGAGCGGAACGCGGAACTGGGGTTGGGCGCGACCACGGCGGACGTCCTCGGCACCGTCGACGCTCTGATCGCGCGGGTCGCGGTCGAGCCGATCACCCTCGCCGGAGTCACCGTCACCGCCGACCTGGTGCCCGGACTGCTGCTCACCGTGGACGATTCCACCGAGGCCTACACCGCTTTCACCGACCAGGTCCGGGCACTGTCGGACGCGGCCCACGGCCTGCCGATCGACCCACCGCCCGCCCTGGCGGCCAAACTCGCGCTCTGCGCCGACACCGGGGTGACACCCGAGTTCGGTTTCAGCGCCACCGTGGCCAATCAGTGCGCCGACCGCCCGGCTCGGCCCGCCGCCGACTACGCCGTCGACATCACGAACCATCGTGACGCGGAACCGCTGTTCGGCGCTCTCGCCAGGCACCCGGGCCCCTGCGCGTTCTGGCCGGTCCAACCCGCCGAACCCACCACCGTGATCGCGAACGACACCCCCGCGCTGCTTGTCGGAGCCGAGGGTGACCCGGTGGCGCCCGCGGCCGGTCTGCACGCGCTCGCCGCGGCCATGCCCGCGGCCCGCGCCGTCACGCTGCGGGAGGCGTTTCGGCACGGCGTGTTCCTCTTCGACCGTTCGGCATGTGTGGACTCGGCCGTGACCGCCTACCTCCTCGACGGGGCACTGCCCGCGACCGACAGCGCCTGCTCGCGCGACGAAGACTAG
- a CDS encoding response regulator, translated as MMITVLLVEDQILVRAGFRMVVDSQPDMRVIGEVGDGETAVATAARLAPDVVVMDIRMPGVDGIEATRRIMAVPNPPRVLVLTTYDLDDYATAAVRAGASGFLLKDAPAEHFLAAIRSVHAGDAVLAPSTTRRLLHVLAPAVDPAARELVSTLTERETQVLRILATGASNAEIAEALGVGEGTVKTHVRHILTKLSARDRVRAVIVAHEAGLTGLG; from the coding sequence ATGATGATCACCGTGCTCCTGGTCGAGGACCAGATCCTGGTGCGCGCGGGCTTCCGGATGGTCGTGGACTCACAACCCGACATGCGGGTGATCGGTGAAGTGGGTGACGGCGAAACCGCGGTGGCTACAGCGGCGAGACTCGCCCCGGATGTGGTTGTGATGGACATCCGGATGCCCGGTGTCGACGGCATCGAGGCAACCCGCCGGATCATGGCGGTACCGAACCCGCCCCGGGTGCTCGTGCTCACGACCTACGACCTCGACGATTACGCGACGGCCGCCGTGCGCGCGGGGGCCAGCGGGTTCCTGCTCAAAGACGCACCGGCCGAACACTTCTTGGCCGCCATTCGCTCGGTGCACGCCGGAGACGCGGTGCTGGCCCCCTCGACCACTCGGCGGTTGCTGCACGTACTCGCCCCCGCCGTCGACCCCGCGGCCCGCGAACTGGTGTCGACGCTGACCGAGCGCGAGACCCAGGTGCTGCGCATCCTGGCCACCGGAGCGTCCAACGCCGAGATCGCCGAGGCCCTCGGAGTGGGGGAGGGCACGGTGAAAACCCATGTCCGCCATATCCTGACCAAACTGTCCGCCCGCGACCGGGTGCGGGCGGTCATCGTCGCGCACGAGGCCGGGCTCACCGGGCTCGGCTAG
- a CDS encoding inositol monophosphatase family protein translates to MPETTLPAGVTTDAELLTQTEIAVRAAGSTLRERFDDIVTYDSRDDLVHALAANDDAVLGVLRPRLEALRPDARWVEEELDAGELPEGEWWVVDPVEGNINHLHALPDWAITATLVRDNEPVLTVVHLPLTGQTYTARAGAGAHLDGRALRVSATTDLGLAVMATSQARPDEDHAVVRRLGASISAMFLDALVVRVAVPATLHLVNVAAGRVDGFWQFAGARADLLPGALLVTEAGGQISTADGRPWTPAADSFLATGPGVHAAAVGTLAR, encoded by the coding sequence ATGCCCGAAACAACCCTCCCCGCCGGTGTCACCACCGACGCCGAACTGCTGACCCAGACCGAGATCGCGGTCCGCGCGGCGGGTTCGACCCTGCGGGAACGGTTCGACGACATCGTCACCTACGACAGCCGCGACGACCTCGTACACGCCCTGGCCGCCAACGACGACGCCGTGCTCGGTGTGCTGCGCCCGCGGCTCGAGGCACTGCGTCCGGACGCGCGCTGGGTGGAGGAGGAACTCGACGCCGGCGAACTCCCCGAGGGTGAGTGGTGGGTGGTCGACCCTGTCGAAGGCAACATCAACCACCTGCACGCCCTCCCGGACTGGGCGATCACCGCCACCCTGGTCCGCGACAACGAGCCCGTCCTCACCGTGGTCCATCTGCCACTGACCGGCCAGACCTACACCGCGCGGGCCGGTGCAGGCGCGCACCTCGACGGCCGCGCGCTGCGGGTCTCGGCGACAACCGATCTCGGGCTCGCCGTCATGGCCACCAGCCAGGCCCGCCCCGACGAGGACCACGCCGTCGTGCGGCGGCTCGGCGCGTCGATCAGCGCGATGTTCCTCGACGCCCTCGTCGTGCGAGTCGCGGTGCCCGCCACCCTGCACCTGGTGAACGTGGCCGCCGGGCGCGTGGACGGCTTCTGGCAGTTCGCCGGTGCTCGCGCCGACCTGCTGCCCGGCGCCCTGCTCGTCACCGAGGCAGGCGGCCAAATCTCCACCGCCGACGGCCGGCCATGGACCCCCGCCGCCGACAGCTTCCTGGCCACCGGCCCCGGGGTCCACGCCGCTGCCGTCGGCACCCTTGCACGCTGA
- a CDS encoding TetR/AcrR family transcriptional regulator, producing the protein MSIEEDTDGVWRIAPPRPARPRRRNGPRLPPEERREQLLDAARAVAGRDGLAELTMQAVAKEAGVAKPVLYAIYPTAPQLLDALLRREHTRGIAQVLEALPADFDDSDPDVEFEEAVIAFLTAVQDDPVRWRLILVPADGAPASYRGLLADAREKVVARCAHLLETGIARRGGPKDVDVELTSRVMLGFIESLGRLVLSNPELASPQALRPTARALTRTLPRDDTGTRIIPSGGSVVSAWQAEDAQAPHDRPTSP; encoded by the coding sequence ATGAGCATCGAAGAGGACACCGACGGCGTCTGGCGGATCGCCCCACCGCGACCTGCCCGGCCGCGGCGCCGCAACGGCCCCCGACTACCGCCGGAGGAGCGTCGCGAGCAACTGCTCGACGCGGCTCGCGCGGTCGCGGGCCGGGACGGCTTGGCCGAGCTCACGATGCAGGCGGTGGCCAAAGAGGCCGGCGTCGCCAAACCTGTGCTGTACGCGATCTACCCCACCGCGCCCCAGCTGCTCGACGCACTGTTGCGGCGCGAGCACACACGGGGCATCGCACAGGTCCTCGAGGCGCTTCCCGCGGATTTCGACGACTCCGATCCCGATGTGGAATTCGAGGAGGCGGTCATCGCCTTTCTCACCGCGGTACAGGACGATCCGGTGCGCTGGCGGCTGATCCTCGTGCCCGCGGACGGCGCGCCCGCCTCCTACCGCGGCCTGCTCGCCGACGCCAGGGAGAAGGTCGTCGCCCGCTGCGCCCACCTGCTCGAGACGGGCATCGCGCGCCGCGGCGGCCCCAAGGACGTCGACGTCGAACTGACCAGTCGCGTCATGCTCGGGTTCATCGAATCGCTCGGCCGACTGGTGCTGTCGAATCCGGAACTCGCTTCCCCCCAGGCACTTCGGCCCACGGCGCGGGCACTGACCAGGACGCTGCCCAGGGACGACACGGGGACCCGGATCATCCCGTCCGGCGGATCGGTGGTTTCGGCATGGCAAGCCGAGGACGCCCAGGCACCTCATGACCGGCCCACGTCACCGTAA